Proteins encoded in a region of the Sulfurimonas marina genome:
- a CDS encoding class I SAM-dependent DNA methyltransferase: MSQFDKRAENWDKGDIRVNGAKVIADAIENKFVLSDNMVLMDFGVGTGLLGFEIAKKVQKVYGVDTSKGMLDKLEEKNTPEVSIEAIHQDIVENPLDMKFHGLISSMTLHHVEDLTKFFQTVKENLHEGGFLAIADLESEDGTFHSDNTGVYHFGFEKDALCKIVENCGFKNVSFENINTINKPHRDFGVFLLSAEA; this comes from the coding sequence ATGAGTCAATTTGATAAACGTGCAGAAAATTGGGATAAAGGCGACATCAGAGTTAATGGTGCAAAAGTTATAGCAGATGCTATTGAAAATAAATTTGTTCTATCAGACAATATGGTTTTAATGGACTTTGGAGTTGGTACAGGGCTTCTTGGTTTTGAGATCGCAAAAAAAGTACAAAAAGTGTACGGTGTAGATACTTCAAAAGGGATGCTTGATAAACTAGAGGAGAAAAATACTCCAGAGGTTTCTATAGAAGCTATTCATCAAGATATAGTTGAAAACCCTTTAGATATGAAGTTTCACGGACTTATCAGTTCAATGACACTGCATCATGTTGAAGATCTTACAAAGTTTTTTCAAACTGTAAAAGAGAATTTACATGAAGGTGGTTTTTTAGCTATTGCCGATTTAGAGAGTGAAGACGGAACATTTCACTCAGACAATACGGGAGTATATCACTTTGGATTTGAAAAAGATGCTCTTTGTAAAATTGTAGAGAATTGCGGTTTTAAAAATGTTTCATTTGAGAACATTAACACTATCAATAAACCACATAGAGATTTCGGAGTATTTCTTTTAAGTGCAGAAGCTTAG
- a CDS encoding cation diffusion facilitator family transporter — MTLEKKATVVSTSVAGLLVLLKMTVGVLSGSIAVLASAIDSFLDLTVSLFNYFALHNAEKNPDESFHFGRSKIEPLAAVIEGSVISFSAFFILYEALEKIIHPHEMQYMMESFYVMLASIIITALLVAFLIYVAKKTNNMVIRADALHYKTDLLSNGAVLFALAAVSYTGEQLIDPILGIAIAAYMIYSAFPIIKEGVLMLLDIALPAEDIEKIDKVIKSEPIITNYHYLKTRESGSHIFISYHAVFNVSISLYDAHLVADKVEAKILALFPDKKVHVLTHMDPYDDSEINEDEEQW, encoded by the coding sequence ATGACTTTAGAGAAAAAGGCTACAGTTGTTTCAACTTCCGTTGCAGGACTACTCGTACTACTAAAAATGACAGTTGGAGTTCTAAGCGGTTCTATCGCAGTTCTTGCATCGGCAATCGATAGCTTTTTAGATCTTACGGTTTCACTATTTAACTATTTTGCACTACACAATGCGGAGAAAAATCCTGATGAGAGTTTCCATTTCGGAAGAAGTAAAATAGAACCGCTTGCAGCTGTTATAGAGGGAAGTGTTATCTCTTTTTCGGCATTTTTCATCCTTTATGAAGCTTTAGAGAAAATCATCCATCCACATGAGATGCAATATATGATGGAGTCCTTCTACGTTATGCTTGCATCAATTATCATTACTGCTCTGCTTGTGGCTTTTTTAATCTATGTAGCCAAAAAAACAAACAATATGGTAATCCGTGCAGATGCCCTGCACTATAAAACAGACCTTCTTTCTAACGGTGCTGTACTTTTTGCATTAGCTGCTGTTAGCTATACGGGTGAACAACTAATTGATCCTATTTTAGGTATTGCAATCGCAGCATATATGATTTACTCTGCATTTCCAATAATAAAAGAAGGAGTGTTAATGCTTCTTGATATTGCATTACCTGCAGAAGATATAGAGAAAATCGATAAAGTGATCAAAAGTGAACCTATTATTACAAACTATCACTATCTAAAAACCAGAGAATCTGGTTCACATATCTTTATCTCTTACCACGCCGTTTTTAACGTTAGTATCTCTTTATATGATGCACACCTTGTAGCCGATAAGGTAGAAGCCAAAATCCTTGCACTTTTTCCAGATAAAAAAGTACATGTGCTGACACATATGGATCCGTATGATGATTCTGAGATCAATGAAGATGAAGAGCAGTGGTAG
- a CDS encoding DegT/DnrJ/EryC1/StrS family aminotransferase, translated as MEIPFSKYESSREAHSYVSDALDGEEINQVEELENEFASYVGAEYALATSHGTSALHLAMLALDLKRGDKVVCSVNAHPSVPEVVRHFDAEPVFIDIYEDNYNINLDKLENYLEDNKSKKLKAVIVTHIAGTTVDLERVYSMGKIYNVKIVEDACDALGATYKGQKIGSTGADIVCFNFSPHLRKNICNGGMLVTNDDEIIERARLLANHAIVRDEDALEYIYDVVDIGNDYSLSQLNAAYIRAQIEEQDNNIARQQEIARIYSEKLDGVDHITIPDMSNDEHPFSLYIIKIDKNRDSFAVELRDEGITAGLHYIPLHLLTYYKSKYSLRVNDFPVALRSYQQVLSLPIYANMSDEDVQNVIETVKKIAKTRV; from the coding sequence ATGGAAATACCATTTAGCAAATATGAAAGTTCTCGTGAAGCCCACTCATATGTAAGTGATGCATTAGATGGTGAAGAGATCAATCAGGTTGAAGAGTTAGAAAATGAATTTGCAAGTTATGTAGGGGCTGAGTATGCTCTTGCTACTTCACATGGTACTTCAGCACTTCATTTAGCAATGTTGGCACTAGATCTAAAACGTGGTGATAAAGTTGTATGTTCTGTAAATGCACATCCTAGTGTACCGGAAGTGGTTCGTCATTTTGATGCAGAACCGGTATTTATAGATATCTATGAAGATAATTACAATATCAACCTTGATAAACTTGAAAATTATTTAGAAGACAATAAATCTAAAAAATTAAAAGCTGTAATTGTTACACATATCGCAGGTACTACTGTTGATCTTGAACGTGTGTATTCAATGGGTAAAATCTATAATGTAAAAATTGTAGAGGATGCATGTGATGCATTAGGTGCTACATATAAAGGGCAAAAAATCGGTTCTACTGGAGCTGATATAGTTTGTTTTAACTTCTCTCCACACTTGAGAAAAAATATTTGTAACGGTGGGATGTTAGTTACAAATGATGATGAAATTATTGAGCGTGCAAGACTTTTGGCAAACCATGCAATTGTGCGTGATGAAGATGCTTTAGAGTATATCTATGATGTTGTAGATATTGGAAATGATTACTCTTTAAGTCAATTAAATGCAGCATATATCCGTGCACAGATTGAAGAGCAGGATAACAATATCGCAAGACAACAAGAGATCGCACGCATTTATAGTGAGAAGCTTGACGGGGTTGACCATATCACTATCCCTGATATGAGTAATGATGAACATCCATTCTCTTTATATATTATCAAGATAGATAAAAACCGTGACTCATTTGCCGTAGAGTTAAGAGATGAGGGAATTACAGCGGGACTGCACTATATCCCTCTGCACCTTTTAACATACTACAAATCAAAATATTCTTTAAGAGTAAATGATTTTCCTGTAGCACTTCGTTCATATCAGCAGGTATTATCACTTCCAATCTATGCAAATATGAGTGATGAAGATGTTCAAAACGTGATCGAAACAGTGAAGAAGATCGCAAAAACAAGAGTTTAA
- the cmoB gene encoding tRNA 5-methoxyuridine(34)/uridine 5-oxyacetic acid(34) synthase CmoB: MDIQKIKEDRKKWMSWKNIAPLRDALAQLDDVPCDVTFGDVVKISGDFDQEAIYNTAKMLMPWRKGPFAVGDTFIDSEWKSNVKYNLIRKHFDLKGKKVADIGCNNGYYMFKMLEEEPELLVGFDPSPLYKTQFDFINHFIKSDIVYELLGVEHLEFYEEKFDTIFCLGVLYHRSDPVAMLKSLYRGLEKKGEVILDTFYIDGEDEMALCPESSYSKIPNIYFVPTIKALRNWCLRAGFSEFEVLETSITDEGEQRKTEWIEGQSLEDFLDPDDKTKTVEGYPAPQRVYVRLIKDKK, translated from the coding sequence ATGGACATACAAAAGATTAAAGAAGATAGAAAAAAGTGGATGAGTTGGAAAAACATTGCACCTCTTAGGGATGCTTTGGCTCAACTTGATGATGTACCTTGCGATGTCACTTTTGGAGACGTGGTTAAGATCAGCGGTGATTTTGACCAAGAGGCTATATATAACACTGCAAAAATGTTAATGCCTTGGAGAAAAGGACCCTTTGCAGTTGGTGATACTTTTATAGACTCAGAGTGGAAAAGCAATGTAAAATATAACCTTATTCGTAAACATTTTGATTTAAAAGGGAAAAAAGTTGCCGATATAGGGTGTAACAATGGTTACTATATGTTCAAAATGTTGGAAGAGGAGCCTGAGTTACTTGTAGGGTTTGATCCTTCACCGCTTTATAAAACACAATTTGATTTTATAAACCATTTTATAAAGAGTGATATTGTTTATGAACTTCTGGGTGTTGAGCATTTAGAGTTTTATGAAGAGAAGTTTGACACGATCTTTTGTTTGGGGGTTTTATACCATCGTAGTGATCCGGTTGCTATGTTAAAGTCGTTGTATCGCGGATTAGAGAAAAAAGGTGAGGTGATACTCGATACTTTTTATATAGACGGGGAAGATGAGATGGCACTCTGTCCGGAATCGAGTTACTCAAAGATACCAAATATCTACTTTGTTCCTACGATTAAGGCTCTTCGAAACTGGTGTCTAAGAGCCGGCTTTTCAGAATTTGAAGTGTTGGAAACTTCGATCACGGATGAGGGTGAACAAAGAAAAACTGAATGGATAGAAGGGCAGTCTTTAGAAGACTTTTTAGACCCAGATGATAAAACAAAAACCGTTGAAGGTTACCCCGCACCACAAAGAGTATATGTACGATTGATAAAGGATAAGAAATAA
- a CDS encoding NAD+ synthase: protein MSKYSQITDYLVSFLDEEVRKTGIKKVVVGLSGGLDSAVVAVLAHKAFGDDLLCVKMPSQYSSQSSLDDADELCKDFSLRNETVSIEPMLRAYEEMHPNLNNLRKGNFSSRMRMSTLFDISAREGALVLGTSNKSELMLGYGTLYGDLASAINPIGDLYKSEVFELAHYLGVTKSIIEKPPSADLWAGQSDEADLGYTYEQLDGAMKLYVDQRLSKEDVVKQGVDEKMLDMIIKRIFANHFKRKMPVIAKLTSRTLNHDFNYPRDITL, encoded by the coding sequence ATGAGTAAGTATTCACAAATAACTGATTATCTCGTAAGTTTTTTAGATGAAGAAGTAAGAAAAACAGGGATAAAAAAAGTGGTAGTTGGTTTGAGTGGCGGACTTGATTCTGCTGTTGTCGCCGTACTTGCTCACAAAGCATTCGGCGATGACCTTTTATGTGTCAAGATGCCTTCTCAATACTCTTCACAAAGTTCACTTGATGATGCTGATGAGTTATGTAAAGATTTCTCTTTGAGAAATGAAACGGTCTCGATTGAGCCGATGTTACGTGCATATGAAGAGATGCATCCAAATCTTAATAATTTAAGAAAAGGGAACTTCTCTTCTCGTATGAGAATGTCGACACTTTTTGATATCTCGGCTCGTGAAGGAGCACTAGTGCTTGGTACGAGTAACAAAAGTGAGCTGATGCTTGGTTACGGAACGCTTTACGGAGATCTGGCAAGTGCCATTAATCCGATAGGCGATCTTTATAAGAGTGAGGTTTTTGAACTAGCACACTATCTTGGTGTTACAAAAAGCATCATTGAAAAGCCCCCTTCAGCTGATCTTTGGGCAGGGCAGAGTGATGAAGCCGACTTAGGCTATACTTATGAACAACTTGACGGTGCTATGAAGCTCTATGTTGATCAAAGACTCTCAAAAGAGGACGTTGTAAAACAAGGTGTGGATGAGAAGATGTTAGATATGATCATAAAACGTATCTTTGCAAACCATTTTAAGCGTAAGATGCCTGTGATCGCAAAACTGACATCTAGAACGTTGAATCATGATTTTAATTATCCAAGAGATATAACTTTATAA
- a CDS encoding tetraacyldisaccharide 4'-kinase, with the protein MKRALVFWVEGYLYNPNIFQKLLSYIFLPLSFLYCFIMWVRFRIAKPHDFGIDIISVGNLVVGGSGKTPFVTALAQNKQDIAIILRGYGRDSSGLIVVKDREKILVDVSLSGDEAMIYAKKLPLAIVIVSEDRKIAIQKAKEMGVKQIFLDDAYSKHSIKKRDILIDVKTKNSFCLPSGPYREKLWSSKEALVVEEEKDFIRKTTLIDPREKMSLVTAIARPQRLDKYLPEVVGKHYFEDHHSFTKEELETILQLDQSDSLLVTFKDYVKIEKFGLPLSLLDLELQLKNDKISRL; encoded by the coding sequence TTGAAAAGAGCGTTAGTATTTTGGGTTGAGGGGTATCTCTACAACCCAAATATTTTCCAAAAACTTCTCTCCTATATTTTTCTCCCTTTATCGTTTTTATACTGTTTTATTATGTGGGTACGTTTTCGTATCGCAAAGCCTCATGATTTCGGAATAGATATTATTAGTGTTGGAAATTTAGTGGTAGGGGGAAGTGGAAAAACTCCTTTTGTTACAGCTTTAGCCCAAAATAAACAAGATATTGCAATTATCCTCCGAGGTTATGGAAGAGATTCAAGTGGGCTGATTGTTGTCAAAGACAGAGAAAAGATCTTGGTAGATGTTTCCCTTAGCGGTGATGAAGCGATGATCTATGCAAAAAAACTTCCTTTGGCTATTGTCATAGTAAGTGAAGATAGAAAAATTGCAATTCAAAAAGCAAAAGAGATGGGAGTTAAACAGATCTTTTTAGATGATGCCTACTCAAAACACTCGATTAAAAAAAGAGATATTCTCATTGATGTAAAAACGAAAAATAGTTTTTGTCTTCCTAGCGGTCCATATAGGGAAAAACTTTGGAGTTCTAAAGAAGCACTGGTTGTAGAAGAGGAGAAAGATTTTATTCGTAAAACCACTTTGATAGATCCGAGGGAAAAGATGTCATTAGTGACGGCAATTGCAAGACCGCAAAGACTTGATAAATATCTCCCTGAAGTTGTTGGAAAACACTATTTTGAGGATCATCACAGTTTTACAAAAGAGGAACTTGAAACAATTTTACAACTCGATCAGAGTGATAGTCTGCTGGTAACTTTTAAAGATTATGTCAAAATTGAGAAATTTGGACTTCCTTTATCATTACTGGACTTGGAGTTGCAACTAAAAAATGATAAAATTTCAAGATTATAA
- a CDS encoding MBL fold metallo-hydrolase, whose protein sequence is MTIKVQPMGPYQTNCYIATVDGKDFIIDPGVDATEWVKENVTNPVAILNTHGHFDHVWSNAELQKDLGVKLYTPQGDVMLLQGSGWMPDLPPSTPDVEIVGDEELDFDGVKVKFRHFPGHCPGCSTIEIGDAMFSGDFIFERSIGRTDFPYSSPEDMKKSLEKFKQIDYDKTVYPGHGGTTTIKQEQKNSDYWISIL, encoded by the coding sequence ATGACAATAAAAGTACAACCTATGGGACCATATCAAACAAACTGTTATATCGCGACAGTTGATGGAAAAGATTTTATTATCGACCCTGGTGTAGATGCTACAGAGTGGGTAAAAGAGAACGTTACAAATCCCGTTGCCATTTTAAATACCCATGGACATTTTGATCACGTATGGAGTAATGCAGAGCTCCAAAAAGATCTCGGCGTAAAACTTTATACGCCGCAAGGTGATGTGATGTTACTCCAGGGAAGCGGCTGGATGCCCGATCTTCCACCCTCAACTCCAGATGTTGAGATTGTAGGGGACGAGGAGCTTGATTTTGACGGTGTTAAAGTAAAATTCCGTCACTTTCCCGGTCATTGTCCAGGATGTAGTACAATTGAGATTGGAGATGCTATGTTTAGCGGAGATTTTATTTTTGAACGTAGTATCGGAAGAACCGACTTTCCATACTCTTCTCCCGAGGATATGAAAAAATCATTAGAAAAATTTAAACAGATAGATTATGACAAAACAGTGTATCCTGGTCATGGCGGGACAACAACTATAAAACAGGAACAAAAAAATTCAGATTATTGGATAAGTATATTATGA
- a CDS encoding ferritin-like domain-containing protein, producing MNFYNELEVILEIKTPTEKLEKFREFYKEFVQQEIDFSSEENPKIFTQPAYEGFCKVVPPQKVPKRSNLTTKEGQINLLHAVAHIEYSAIDLALDAAYRFRGLPRKYYEDWLEVANDEVRHFEMLETLLDELGSSYGEIEVHNSLFEASFKTQTLLERMAVVPRYLEANGLDATPMILEKLKNYPKNEILEKIKSALTIILQEEIDHVKKGDVWFSYACELENEDPSVFFDIIKKYYPRSFLRPDDLNIEARKEAGFSCSELKIMANKEVC from the coding sequence ATGAATTTTTATAATGAACTTGAAGTGATATTGGAGATAAAAACTCCTACAGAAAAGCTGGAAAAATTTAGAGAGTTTTATAAAGAGTTTGTTCAACAAGAGATCGACTTTTCAAGCGAAGAAAATCCCAAAATATTTACCCAACCTGCATATGAAGGTTTTTGTAAAGTTGTCCCACCTCAAAAAGTACCTAAACGCTCAAATCTGACTACAAAAGAGGGGCAGATTAATCTGCTTCATGCAGTTGCACATATAGAGTATTCGGCAATTGATTTAGCTCTTGATGCAGCATATAGATTTCGTGGACTTCCTAGAAAATATTACGAAGACTGGTTGGAAGTTGCCAATGATGAAGTACGCCATTTTGAGATGCTTGAAACCCTTTTAGATGAACTTGGAAGCAGCTATGGAGAGATTGAAGTGCATAACTCTTTGTTTGAAGCAAGTTTCAAAACGCAAACTTTGCTTGAGCGGATGGCAGTTGTACCAAGATACCTTGAAGCTAACGGACTAGATGCTACTCCAATGATCTTAGAAAAACTGAAAAACTATCCAAAAAATGAGATATTGGAGAAGATCAAATCTGCACTCACTATAATTTTACAAGAGGAAATAGACCATGTCAAAAAGGGGGATGTTTGGTTCTCTTATGCTTGTGAGTTGGAAAATGAAGATCCAAGTGTTTTTTTTGATATCATTAAAAAGTACTATCCAAGAAGTTTTCTACGTCCAGATGATCTTAATATCGAGGCTAGAAAAGAGGCTGGCTTTAGTTGTAGTGAGCTTAAAATTATGGCAAATAAAGAGGTTTGTTAA
- the hemA gene encoding glutamyl-tRNA reductase has translation MHYLTVSLSHKNSDVALREKFTYTDEQKEACLQNLLQSEAISEAMILATCNRVELYGCCSDIENALEHMLHLLTSKSGLSKEFIKETAEIVDDSSAIHHLFAVASSIDSMVVGETQIAGQLKDAFKFAEGKGYSGQKMSRAVEHAFKTAAKVRNFTEISSKPVSVASVAIAQVKEKVANLSGKKALVIGVGEMSEICAKHLLSDGVETYITNRTKEKAQYLADACGANVYEFGELHKAINEFDIIFTATSAQYPIITDDMIEDVEFERFWFDLAIPRDIEMSHKASIYLFSIDDIKDVVDANKAQREQDVRKAHGIVGRNVVAFYEWLDALNVEPMIKEIYIKANKAVETEMARALKKGFIPKECASQAEKMANQAIKRFLHDMTKNMREVSTEAKSDSMTGAMQYMLNSQNDNIPDKYKHYMKKD, from the coding sequence ATGCATTATTTAACAGTCAGTCTTTCACACAAAAACAGTGATGTCGCTTTACGGGAAAAATTCACTTATACGGATGAACAAAAAGAGGCCTGTTTACAAAATCTTTTACAATCTGAAGCGATAAGTGAAGCGATGATACTTGCTACTTGTAATCGTGTAGAACTTTACGGTTGTTGTAGCGATATTGAAAATGCACTTGAGCATATGTTACATCTTCTTACGTCTAAGTCGGGTCTTAGTAAAGAGTTTATTAAAGAGACTGCTGAGATTGTAGATGACTCTAGTGCAATTCATCATCTTTTTGCAGTTGCGAGTTCAATTGATTCGATGGTAGTTGGTGAGACACAAATTGCCGGACAATTAAAAGACGCATTTAAATTTGCTGAGGGAAAAGGGTATAGCGGACAAAAGATGTCCCGGGCTGTTGAACATGCTTTCAAAACAGCTGCAAAAGTGAGAAACTTTACAGAGATCTCTTCTAAACCTGTTTCTGTTGCTTCAGTAGCGATCGCACAGGTAAAAGAGAAAGTTGCAAATCTTTCGGGAAAAAAAGCACTAGTAATCGGTGTCGGTGAGATGAGTGAAATATGTGCAAAACATTTGTTGTCTGACGGTGTTGAAACATATATTACAAACAGAACAAAAGAGAAAGCACAATATCTTGCAGATGCTTGTGGTGCAAATGTATATGAGTTCGGTGAACTTCATAAAGCTATAAATGAGTTCGACATCATTTTTACGGCCACAAGTGCTCAGTATCCCATCATTACAGATGATATGATCGAAGATGTTGAGTTTGAGCGTTTCTGGTTTGATTTGGCTATTCCTAGAGATATAGAAATGAGTCATAAAGCAAGTATCTATCTTTTTAGTATCGATGATATTAAGGATGTTGTAGATGCAAACAAAGCGCAACGTGAACAAGATGTAAGAAAAGCACATGGGATTGTGGGAAGAAATGTTGTTGCGTTCTATGAATGGTTAGATGCTTTAAATGTAGAGCCTATGATCAAAGAGATCTATATTAAAGCAAATAAAGCTGTAGAAACAGAGATGGCTAGAGCACTTAAAAAAGGTTTTATCCCAAAAGAGTGTGCATCTCAAGCTGAAAAGATGGCAAATCAGGCTATCAAAAGATTTTTACATGATATGACAAAAAATATGAGAGAAGTTTCAACTGAAGCGAAAAGCGACTCTATGACAGGTGCAATGCAGTACATGCTAAACAGCCAGAATGACAACATTCCAGATAAATACAAACATTATATGAAAAAGGATTAA
- a CDS encoding DUF2018 family protein, whose protein sequence is MKYEALFEDEDNVFGGSPKSKFMDVVFTANNDVVRYDLEQIIQKMAAMELMLEKHVGEDIDRAVEQFAFEYSAECDMKTKSLFVELTGSIVSKSE, encoded by the coding sequence ATGAAGTACGAAGCTTTATTTGAAGATGAAGATAATGTATTTGGTGGTTCACCAAAATCAAAGTTTATGGATGTAGTATTTACTGCAAATAATGATGTAGTAAGATATGATCTTGAGCAAATCATTCAAAAAATGGCAGCGATGGAATTGATGTTAGAGAAACATGTAGGTGAAGATATAGATAGAGCAGTAGAACAGTTTGCATTTGAGTACAGTGCAGAGTGTGATATGAAAACTAAATCTTTATTTGTTGAGTTAACAGGTTCTATCGTTTCAAAAAGCGAATAA
- a CDS encoding polyprenyl synthetase family protein, which translates to MDRVEAQIERLIQEIDYDEVSRLFAMLSGGKRLRAKLILKIAKEHEDAPLLAAIVELIHAASLLHDDVIDEAMTRRGKASVNATDGSKTAVMLGDILYSKAFTELVHFDKLVAQTISASVTDLSKGEMMDVKMAESFNSDEKKYLDMLYLKTATLIEAAAKASAILAGKNAAAYALYGKNLGLSFQIIDDILDITSDEATLGKPAMNDFVEGKCTLPYIYLYHALDEQDKHRLQSLHAKELSNEDTLWLKEQMKHYQTIEKSFTLAQKLSNEAQAAMHEDPELVAILETMIKRNY; encoded by the coding sequence ATGGATAGAGTAGAAGCACAGATTGAAAGATTGATTCAAGAGATAGATTATGATGAAGTGAGCCGTTTGTTCGCTATGCTTAGCGGTGGGAAACGTCTTCGTGCCAAGTTGATTTTAAAAATTGCAAAAGAGCATGAGGATGCGCCGCTTCTTGCTGCAATTGTAGAACTTATTCATGCGGCATCTTTACTACATGATGATGTGATCGATGAAGCGATGACACGCCGTGGGAAAGCTTCTGTAAATGCGACAGACGGAAGCAAAACGGCTGTTATGCTTGGAGATATTCTTTACTCAAAAGCGTTTACGGAACTTGTTCATTTTGACAAACTTGTAGCACAAACTATTTCAGCATCGGTCACTGACCTGAGCAAGGGTGAGATGATGGATGTGAAGATGGCAGAATCGTTTAACTCTGATGAGAAAAAATATCTTGATATGCTTTATCTAAAAACTGCAACACTTATAGAAGCTGCTGCAAAAGCGAGTGCGATTTTAGCAGGTAAAAATGCTGCTGCTTATGCATTGTACGGAAAAAATCTCGGTCTTTCATTCCAGATTATTGATGATATTTTAGATATTACTTCCGATGAAGCTACTCTTGGAAAGCCTGCAATGAATGACTTTGTAGAGGGGAAATGTACATTGCCGTACATCTATCTTTATCACGCTTTAGATGAACAAGATAAACATAGACTGCAATCGCTTCATGCAAAAGAGCTTTCAAACGAAGATACTCTTTGGCTTAAAGAACAAATGAAACACTATCAGACAATTGAAAAGTCATTTACACTTGCACAAAAACTTTCAAATGAAGCACAAGCTGCGATGCATGAGGATCCTGAACTTGTAGCTATTTTAGAGACCATGATAAAGAGAAATTATTAA
- the argB gene encoding acetylglutamate kinase encodes MKAKIETVKTLLDALPFIREFRKEIVVIKYGGSAQTSPELKEKFAEDILLMYLVGIKPVIVHGGGKKITDMLSALNIGTEFIEGQRVTTPDVMRIVEMILSGEINKEIVSLLNSHDAKAIGISGKDAHFIKAQPKDFEKWGLTGNITDVNASVVKNLIAENFIPVIAPIAAGEEMGHPGYNINADLCASQVAKAIGANKIIFLTDTEGVLDKDKNLISSLTKADVENLKADETIHGGMVPKVDACLEAIDGGVHKAHIIDGRLEHSMLLELFTSEGVGTQIIEKKEEE; translated from the coding sequence TTGAAAGCTAAAATAGAAACAGTAAAAACACTCCTTGATGCACTTCCGTTTATTAGGGAGTTCAGAAAAGAGATCGTAGTTATCAAATATGGCGGTTCAGCACAAACGTCACCTGAACTCAAAGAGAAGTTTGCAGAAGATATTTTACTTATGTATCTAGTTGGGATCAAACCAGTAATTGTCCATGGTGGTGGTAAAAAAATTACAGATATGCTCTCAGCTCTGAATATTGGTACTGAATTTATCGAAGGACAACGTGTAACTACACCTGATGTTATGCGTATTGTTGAGATGATTTTAAGCGGTGAGATCAACAAAGAGATAGTTTCTCTTTTAAATTCTCACGATGCAAAAGCGATCGGTATTAGTGGTAAAGATGCTCATTTTATTAAAGCTCAGCCGAAAGATTTTGAAAAATGGGGTCTTACAGGAAATATTACAGATGTAAATGCCAGTGTAGTAAAAAACTTGATTGCTGAGAATTTTATTCCGGTAATTGCTCCGATTGCTGCTGGTGAAGAGATGGGACATCCTGGGTATAACATTAATGCAGACCTTTGTGCATCACAAGTTGCTAAGGCTATCGGTGCAAATAAAATCATCTTTTTAACAGACACCGAAGGTGTTTTGGACAAAGATAAGAACCTGATATCTAGCTTAACAAAAGCAGATGTAGAAAATTTAAAAGCAGATGAAACGATACATGGTGGTATGGTTCCAAAAGTCGATGCTTGTTTAGAAGCAATAGATGGCGGTGTACATAAAGCACATATTATTGACGGAAGATTAGAGCACTCTATGTTGCTTGAGCTTTTTACATCAGAGGGTGTTGGTACACAGATTATAGAGAAAAAGGAAGAAGAATAA
- a CDS encoding PaaI family thioesterase: MAEELQEHETDLEIEDYRDDQVVAKTHDRINEDLSGEVVKLEEGYVEVRLTTTIDMLADNVGLIHGGFIFSAADYAAMLAVNERNVVLVASDCQFLSPVKLHDEVNIVARVRHKEGRKRNVYVTGHVLDVKVFEGEFKTVITEKHVLKLKLLHDEEALNSGTTPPPPEGSLE, translated from the coding sequence ATGGCTGAAGAATTACAAGAACACGAAACAGATTTAGAGATAGAAGATTATAGGGATGACCAGGTTGTTGCAAAAACACACGACAGGATCAATGAAGATTTAAGTGGTGAAGTAGTTAAACTCGAAGAGGGTTATGTTGAGGTAAGACTTACAACTACCATAGATATGTTAGCTGATAACGTTGGGCTAATTCACGGTGGTTTTATCTTTTCTGCTGCAGATTATGCCGCTATGCTTGCTGTAAATGAAAGAAATGTAGTTTTAGTAGCATCAGATTGTCAGTTCTTATCTCCGGTAAAACTGCATGATGAAGTAAATATTGTAGCACGTGTTAGACATAAAGAGGGACGTAAAAGAAACGTTTATGTAACGGGACATGTATTAGATGTAAAAGTGTTTGAAGGGGAGTTTAAAACGGTTATTACAGAGAAACATGTTTTAAAATTAAAGCTTCTTCATGACGAAGAAGCTTTAAATAGCGGTACGACACCTCCACCACCTGAAGGCAGCTTAGAATAG